The Enterococcus sp. 7F3_DIV0205 genome has a window encoding:
- a CDS encoding DUF1116 domain-containing protein, with protein sequence MSYKTIDEANQAVAAKIVAGSPFLLDVVSAKSVIKELNEGKVLLHAGPPITYDKMVDPIQGACVGAALFEEWCETEEEARKMLESGEVKLIPCHHVNAVGPMGGITSANMAVLVVENKTDGNRAFCTMNEGIGAVLRFGAYSDEVITRLRWMRDTLAPVLSAALKTKEDGLNINVLVAKAIAMGDEFHQRNIAASLAFLKEMAPIIVGLTEIDQTKREEVVQFLADTDQFFLNIMMASAKAVMDGARQIQEGTIVTAMCRNGHEFGIRIAGMGDEWFTGPVNTPQGLYFSGFSEADAAPDMGDSAITETFGVGGMAMIAAPAVTRFVGSGGFYDALNTSNEMTEICIDTNPNFPVPTWDFKGICLGIDARKVVETGILPVINTGIANKKAGLGQIGAGTVTPPIDCFEKAVLAYAKKLGFTE encoded by the coding sequence ATGTCATACAAAACTATCGATGAAGCAAATCAGGCTGTGGCCGCAAAAATTGTTGCTGGCTCTCCTTTCTTATTAGACGTAGTTTCAGCAAAATCAGTAATCAAAGAATTAAATGAAGGGAAAGTCCTACTACATGCAGGACCTCCGATCACTTACGATAAAATGGTTGATCCAATTCAAGGAGCGTGTGTAGGTGCAGCATTATTTGAAGAATGGTGTGAAACCGAAGAAGAAGCAAGAAAGATGCTAGAGTCTGGCGAAGTAAAATTAATTCCGTGTCACCACGTGAACGCTGTTGGACCAATGGGAGGAATTACTTCTGCTAATATGGCTGTTTTAGTCGTTGAAAATAAAACAGACGGCAATCGCGCTTTCTGTACGATGAACGAAGGAATTGGTGCAGTGTTACGTTTTGGTGCTTATTCTGATGAAGTAATCACTCGTTTAAGATGGATGAGAGATACGCTAGCACCTGTTTTAAGTGCTGCATTGAAAACCAAAGAAGATGGCTTAAATATCAATGTTTTAGTGGCAAAAGCAATCGCTATGGGGGATGAGTTCCACCAACGTAATATTGCTGCATCCCTAGCTTTCTTAAAGGAAATGGCACCGATTATCGTTGGATTAACTGAAATCGACCAAACAAAACGCGAAGAGGTTGTTCAATTCTTGGCAGATACGGATCAATTTTTCCTAAATATCATGATGGCCTCAGCGAAAGCTGTTATGGACGGAGCTAGACAAATCCAAGAAGGAACAATTGTTACAGCTATGTGTAGAAATGGTCATGAGTTTGGTATCCGTATTGCTGGAATGGGAGACGAATGGTTCACAGGACCAGTTAATACACCTCAAGGACTATACTTCTCAGGATTTAGTGAAGCCGATGCTGCACCTGATATGGGAGATAGTGCTATCACTGAAACATTTGGTGTTGGTGGTATGGCAATGATCGCAGCACCTGCAGTAACTCGTTTCGTTGGTTCAGGTGGTTTCTATGATGCCTTGAATACAAGTAATGAAATGACGGAAATTTGTATTGACACGAACCCTAATTTCCCAGTTCCAACTTGGGACTTTAAAGGAATTTGTCTAGGAATTGACGCAAGAAAAGTTGTAGAAACGGGTATTCTTCCAGTAATCAATACAGGAATCGCAAATAAAAAAGCTGGTTTAGGTCAAATTGGTGCAGGAACAGTAACACCACCGATCGACTGCTTTGAAAAAGCTGTTTTAGCTTATGCAAAAAAATTAGGTTTTACAGAATAA
- the allD gene encoding ureidoglycolate dehydrogenase → MNETVVVKPEELHDLIEKKLTKAGLKPEHADEVATHLVFADACGIHSHGAVRVEYYAEQIDKGGVTLDPKIEFEETGPSSGIVHGKNGAGQFVADVGLGYAIDMAKKSGVAAVGISKISHSGALSYYVKKAAQQDLIAIAMCQSDPMVVPFGGKENYFGTNPIAFAAPRKGHEPVVFDMATTVQAWGKVLDARSKNKEIPDTWAVDKEGKPTTDPHKVNGLLPIAGPKGYGLMMMVDILSGMLLGLPFGKHVSSMYDDISKGRNVGQMYILIDPKRFTDLELFKESVDGMVEELHAIPAADGFEQVYYPGEINQINYEKSLTDGIDIVKDIYDYLKSDTLHYDRYENTNAFGEKK, encoded by the coding sequence ATGAATGAAACTGTTGTAGTGAAACCAGAAGAGTTGCATGACCTGATTGAAAAAAAATTAACAAAAGCTGGTTTAAAACCAGAACATGCAGATGAAGTGGCGACACATTTGGTATTTGCGGATGCGTGTGGTATCCACTCACATGGTGCCGTTAGAGTAGAATATTATGCAGAACAAATCGATAAAGGCGGCGTAACGCTTGATCCAAAAATCGAATTTGAAGAGACTGGACCAAGTTCGGGAATCGTTCATGGTAAAAACGGAGCAGGACAATTCGTCGCAGATGTTGGATTAGGTTATGCGATTGATATGGCAAAAAAATCAGGAGTTGCTGCGGTTGGGATTTCTAAAATCAGCCATAGTGGGGCGTTATCCTATTATGTAAAAAAAGCAGCTCAACAAGATTTAATCGCAATTGCTATGTGTCAATCTGATCCAATGGTCGTACCATTTGGTGGTAAAGAAAATTATTTTGGGACAAATCCGATTGCGTTTGCCGCACCAAGAAAAGGGCATGAGCCAGTTGTTTTTGACATGGCAACGACTGTTCAAGCTTGGGGAAAAGTGTTGGATGCACGTTCTAAAAATAAAGAGATCCCTGATACTTGGGCAGTTGATAAAGAAGGAAAACCTACAACTGACCCTCATAAAGTCAATGGATTATTACCGATTGCAGGACCCAAAGGCTACGGCTTGATGATGATGGTCGATATTTTATCGGGTATGCTTTTAGGATTACCATTTGGGAAACATGTTTCTTCTATGTATGACGATATAAGTAAAGGGCGAAATGTTGGTCAAATGTATATTTTGATCGATCCAAAACGCTTCACTGATTTAGAGTTGTTTAAAGAATCAGTTGACGGCATGGTAGAAGAGTTACATGCGATTCCAGCAGCAGATGGATTTGAGCAAGTATATTATCCAGGAGAAATCAATCAAATCAATTATGAAAAATCATTAACTGACGGCATCGACATTGTTAAAGACATTTATGATTATCTAAAGAGTGACACACTTCACTATGATCGATATGAAAATACAAATGCTTTTGGTGAGAAGAAATAA
- the allD gene encoding ureidoglycolate dehydrogenase — translation MRVKKADLHQLIKDKIQKAGLSEEHAGIVSDVLTFADARGIHSHGAMRVEYYSERIAKGGITNDPTFSFKQTAPSCGMFEGDNGSGFVAAEKAMDLAIEMAKKNGVAVVGVRNISHSGALAYYVERAAEQDMVALSVCQSDPMVVPFGGSEPYFGTNPIAFAAPSNDDRVITFDMATTVQAWGKILHARSKKEAIPDTWAVDAKGNPTTDSTAVNALLPIAGPKGYGLMMMVDILSGILLGVPFGKHVSSMYHDLSKGRELGQLHIVINPEFFIGIDTFKKNISKMLDELKEISPSPGFTEVNYPGERGRAREKNYEENGIEIVDDIYEYLISDDIHFDRYDHKNKFAE, via the coding sequence ATGAGAGTAAAAAAAGCGGATTTACATCAACTGATCAAAGATAAAATACAAAAAGCTGGTTTGTCAGAGGAACATGCAGGAATCGTAAGTGATGTTTTGACATTTGCAGATGCACGAGGAATTCATTCTCACGGTGCGATGCGTGTGGAATATTATTCAGAACGAATTGCCAAAGGCGGCATCACCAACGATCCTACATTTTCTTTTAAACAAACAGCTCCAAGTTGTGGTATGTTTGAAGGCGATAATGGTTCTGGTTTTGTTGCAGCAGAAAAAGCCATGGATCTAGCAATCGAAATGGCAAAGAAAAATGGTGTAGCTGTTGTTGGAGTCCGCAATATCTCTCATAGTGGAGCGCTTGCTTACTATGTGGAAAGAGCGGCTGAACAAGATATGGTAGCCCTTTCTGTTTGCCAATCTGACCCAATGGTTGTACCATTTGGAGGTAGTGAACCTTACTTTGGTACAAACCCAATTGCTTTTGCAGCACCAAGTAATGATGATCGAGTGATTACCTTTGATATGGCGACTACAGTTCAAGCATGGGGGAAAATTTTACATGCGCGTTCCAAAAAAGAAGCGATTCCAGATACTTGGGCAGTCGATGCTAAAGGAAATCCAACCACGGATTCGACAGCCGTTAATGCGTTGTTGCCGATTGCAGGACCAAAAGGGTATGGTTTAATGATGATGGTCGACATTTTATCTGGTATTTTACTAGGCGTGCCATTTGGCAAACATGTTTCTTCCATGTATCATGATTTATCTAAAGGTCGTGAATTAGGTCAGCTTCATATCGTGATCAATCCAGAGTTCTTTATTGGAATTGATACATTCAAAAAGAACATTTCAAAAATGTTGGATGAGCTAAAAGAAATCAGTCCAAGTCCAGGATTTACAGAAGTTAATTATCCTGGAGAGCGAGGACGAGCTCGTGAGAAAAACTATGAAGAAAACGGGATTGAAATCGTAGATGATATCTACGAATATTTGATCAGTGACGATATTCATTTTGATCGTTACGATCACAAAAATAAGTTTGCAGAATAA
- the allE gene encoding (S)-ureidoglycine aminohydrolase: MGYKNNQTGYLDGLLSSRAVIKKNNYALIPHDGLVNNVIPGFENCDCSILGSKQLGANFVDYIITMHKDGKNQRGFGGEGVETIVYVIDGALKVNDGKETHELTKGGYVYLPASTLMYLENGQEDDTEIFLYKKRYQPLEGYEAHKVVGNVNDMEPIEYEGMKDVLLWDFLPKDLGFDMNFHILSFEPGASHGYIETHYQEHGAYLLSGQGMYNLDNEWMPVEKGDYIFMSSYVQQAAYAVGRDEPLMYVYSKDCNRDPEI; encoded by the coding sequence ATGGGCTATAAAAATAATCAAACAGGTTATCTAGATGGTTTGTTATCATCTAGAGCTGTGATCAAAAAAAATAACTATGCATTGATTCCTCATGATGGATTAGTAAATAATGTGATTCCAGGTTTTGAAAATTGTGATTGTTCGATTTTGGGTTCTAAACAATTGGGCGCAAATTTTGTTGACTATATCATTACAATGCACAAAGACGGTAAAAACCAACGTGGGTTCGGTGGCGAAGGTGTGGAAACGATTGTTTATGTGATCGATGGCGCTTTAAAAGTTAACGATGGTAAAGAAACTCATGAACTGACCAAAGGCGGCTATGTCTATTTACCAGCAAGCACATTGATGTATTTGGAAAATGGTCAAGAGGACGATACAGAAATTTTCTTATACAAAAAACGTTATCAACCACTAGAAGGTTATGAAGCACATAAAGTTGTCGGTAATGTAAACGATATGGAACCAATCGAATATGAAGGCATGAAAGATGTTCTTTTATGGGACTTTTTACCTAAAGACTTAGGTTTTGATATGAACTTCCATATTCTTTCATTTGAACCAGGAGCTAGTCATGGTTATATTGAAACACACTATCAAGAACATGGTGCTTACTTACTTTCTGGGCAAGGTATGTATAACTTAGACAATGAATGGATGCCAGTCGAAAAGGGAGACTATATCTTTATGAGTTCATATGTTCAACAAGCAGCCTATGCTGTGGGACGTGATGAACCATTGATGTACGTTTATTCAAAAGACTGTAACCGTGATCCAGAAATTTAA
- a CDS encoding ABC transporter ATP-binding protein encodes MIHLYDIQKKIPKTNTMLFDNLSFALNNHQSVAIQGRSGSGKTTLLKILAGFDTRYNGIYEFNGKTVSKDTKKNIKFRKDNIGIITQNYNLLDDRTVQANIQLGLKEKSKNQKEEIEDILSLVGLSGYGAKKIAEISGGEAQRVVIARALIKKPKILLADEPTGALDEKTELDILNLFEEIQRFGTRLIIVTHSDAVADVCAGKYVLKNKKLVLQ; translated from the coding sequence TTGATTCATTTATATGATATTCAAAAGAAAATACCAAAAACAAATACAATGCTTTTTGACAATTTGAGCTTTGCTTTAAACAATCATCAATCCGTTGCTATTCAAGGAAGAAGTGGTTCTGGAAAAACAACTTTATTAAAAATATTAGCTGGCTTCGATACCCGATATAACGGCATTTATGAATTTAATGGTAAAACGGTCAGTAAAGATACTAAAAAAAATATAAAGTTTAGAAAAGATAATATTGGCATTATCACGCAAAACTACAATTTACTGGATGACAGAACTGTTCAAGCCAATATTCAACTTGGATTAAAAGAAAAGTCTAAGAATCAAAAAGAAGAAATTGAAGACATCTTAAGTCTGGTAGGACTTTCAGGTTATGGTGCTAAAAAAATAGCAGAAATCTCTGGCGGAGAAGCTCAAAGAGTCGTTATAGCTAGAGCTCTTATCAAAAAACCTAAAATTTTATTAGCGGACGAACCTACAGGAGCATTAGATGAAAAAACCGAGTTGGATATATTGAATTTATTTGAGGAAATTCAACGTTTTGGAACAAGACTGATCATCGTCACTCACAGTGATGCTGTAGCCGATGTTTGTGCTGGAAAATATGTACTGAAAAACAAAAAATTAGTATTACAATAA
- the tig gene encoding trigger factor, giving the protein MSAKWEKKGTNDGVLTFSVDQTLIEKGLKQAFDKVKKNLNVPGFRKGKVSRQVFNRMYGEEALYEDALNAVLPEVYEAAIKEAGIDPVSQPKIDVESMNKGEDWVVTAEVTVKPEVKLGEYKNLTVEKQDREVTDEDVDARIQRELESQAELVIKEDEASVDGDTVVIDFEGFKDGEAFEGGKGENYSLELGSNSFIPGFEEQLVGKKAGEDVEVKVTFPEDYQAEDLAGKEAVFQVKVHEVKAKELPTLDDEFAKDVDDSVESLDELKEKYRKELTESKETAATEAKDEAAIRQAVDNAEIVDLPHVMVHDEVHRSMDEFLNNMQRQGIAPDMYYQLTGTTEADLHKQFEAEAEVRTKTNLVIEAIAKAEDIEVSQEDMDNEIKELSEQYNMPIDQVKKVLTEDMLKHDIRMKRAVEVITETATEK; this is encoded by the coding sequence ATGTCTGCGAAATGGGAAAAAAAAGGCACCAATGATGGTGTGTTAACTTTTTCAGTTGATCAAACTCTAATTGAAAAAGGCTTGAAACAAGCATTCGATAAAGTCAAAAAAAATCTTAACGTTCCAGGATTCCGTAAAGGAAAAGTGTCACGTCAAGTATTCAACCGTATGTACGGCGAAGAAGCATTATATGAAGATGCTTTGAACGCAGTTTTACCAGAAGTATATGAAGCGGCTATCAAAGAAGCTGGAATCGATCCAGTATCTCAACCTAAAATCGATGTTGAAAGCATGAACAAAGGTGAAGATTGGGTCGTAACTGCTGAAGTAACTGTAAAACCTGAAGTTAAATTAGGGGAATACAAAAACTTAACAGTTGAAAAACAAGACCGTGAAGTGACAGACGAAGACGTTGATGCGCGCATCCAACGTGAATTAGAATCACAAGCTGAACTTGTAATCAAAGAAGACGAAGCATCTGTTGATGGCGATACTGTCGTAATCGACTTTGAAGGATTTAAAGATGGAGAAGCATTTGAAGGTGGAAAAGGCGAAAACTATTCACTTGAATTAGGTTCAAACTCTTTCATCCCAGGTTTTGAAGAACAATTAGTTGGTAAAAAAGCTGGAGAAGATGTTGAAGTAAAAGTAACATTCCCAGAAGACTACCAAGCAGAAGATTTAGCTGGTAAAGAAGCTGTTTTCCAAGTAAAAGTTCACGAAGTAAAAGCAAAAGAATTACCAACATTAGATGATGAATTTGCGAAAGACGTTGACGATTCAGTTGAATCATTAGACGAATTAAAAGAAAAATATCGTAAAGAATTAACAGAATCTAAAGAAACTGCTGCAACAGAAGCAAAAGACGAAGCTGCTATCCGTCAAGCTGTTGACAACGCTGAAATCGTTGACCTTCCACATGTAATGGTACATGACGAAGTTCACCGTTCAATGGATGAATTCTTAAACAACATGCAACGTCAAGGAATTGCTCCAGATATGTACTATCAATTAACTGGAACAACAGAAGCTGACTTGCACAAACAATTTGAAGCAGAAGCAGAAGTTCGCACGAAAACAAACCTTGTGATCGAAGCGATTGCTAAAGCGGAAGACATCGAAGTATCTCAAGAAGATATGGACAATGAAATTAAAGAATTATCAGAACAATACAACATGCCGATCGATCAAGTGAAAAAAGTCTTGACAGAAGATATGTTAAAACATGATATCCGCATGAAACGTGCAGTAGAAGTGATTACTGAAACGGCAACTGAAAAATAG
- the fdrA gene encoding acyl-CoA synthetase FdrA, translating into MLHTIIKANSYQDSIVLMLLTNKLNTIDGVQNVSVMMGTPANKDIFKTGGLYTDELEKASSNDMVIVLDIEDDSLIDQVLTEIDVFLEEQTKGGGDTTGEEVVKTWDKAFELGKDAGVVVFSIPGTHAALEIEKALDEGKHVFCFSDNVAIEDEKRLKEKAHDAGLLLMGPDCGTGIINGIPVAFTNAVRKGKIGVVGASGTGIQEVTTIIHKLGGGVTNAIGTGGRDLKAEIGGITLKDSIMTLEKDPNTEVIVVISKPPAPEVRDEVLNLLRSVSKPAVTIFLGEKPTSHEENLYRAYTLEEAAQTAVQLLNKEAVKAVKETLTVPAHSFKPEQKYVKGLYSGGTLAYEAAMLIKEGLALTGDEHAPEGFILKNHGHEIIDLGDDVYTQGKPHPMIDPTKRKEMLEEAGKDPETAIILLDVVLGYGSHANMAQELAPTIKDIKANAAADGRELFVIGTIVGTDEDPQNIHEQETIMKDAGVILCDSNAQAVRLALAILDHPLTQTDKAIEAAPAVTPVAIEPTEEMLALLTNQGFINVGLRSFSEAIINHGGKVVQYDWQPVAGGNITLQKALQFLNKVELGK; encoded by the coding sequence ATGCTGCATACAATTATCAAAGCGAATAGCTATCAAGATTCTATTGTCTTGATGTTATTGACGAACAAATTAAATACAATCGATGGCGTTCAAAATGTTTCAGTAATGATGGGGACACCTGCCAACAAAGATATCTTTAAAACAGGTGGATTGTACACAGATGAATTAGAAAAAGCATCATCAAATGATATGGTGATCGTTTTAGATATCGAAGATGATTCATTGATCGATCAAGTTTTAACAGAAATCGATGTATTTTTGGAAGAGCAAACAAAAGGCGGCGGCGATACTACTGGTGAAGAAGTCGTAAAAACGTGGGATAAAGCATTTGAACTTGGCAAAGATGCTGGCGTAGTTGTTTTCTCTATTCCTGGTACGCATGCAGCACTTGAAATTGAAAAAGCGTTAGATGAAGGCAAACATGTTTTCTGTTTTAGTGATAATGTTGCAATCGAAGATGAAAAACGTCTAAAAGAAAAAGCACATGATGCAGGTTTGTTATTAATGGGACCTGACTGTGGTACTGGTATCATCAACGGTATTCCTGTTGCATTTACAAATGCAGTTCGTAAAGGGAAAATCGGTGTTGTCGGAGCTTCAGGAACAGGTATTCAGGAAGTGACAACGATCATCCACAAATTAGGTGGTGGGGTAACAAACGCTATTGGTACTGGCGGACGTGACTTAAAAGCTGAAATTGGTGGAATCACATTAAAAGATAGCATTATGACGTTAGAGAAAGATCCTAATACAGAAGTGATTGTTGTTATCTCTAAACCACCTGCACCAGAAGTTCGCGACGAAGTATTAAACTTGTTGAGAAGTGTCTCTAAACCAGCTGTAACAATTTTCTTAGGTGAAAAACCAACTTCTCATGAAGAAAATCTTTATCGTGCTTATACACTAGAAGAAGCAGCACAAACAGCCGTTCAATTATTGAATAAAGAAGCTGTTAAAGCTGTGAAAGAAACATTAACAGTTCCAGCTCATTCTTTCAAACCTGAACAAAAATATGTTAAGGGATTATATTCTGGTGGAACTCTTGCTTATGAAGCAGCAATGTTGATCAAAGAAGGTTTAGCCTTAACAGGTGATGAACACGCGCCAGAAGGCTTTATCTTAAAAAATCATGGACATGAAATTATTGACTTAGGTGATGATGTATATACACAAGGCAAACCACATCCAATGATCGATCCAACGAAGCGTAAAGAAATGCTAGAAGAAGCAGGAAAAGATCCTGAAACAGCGATTATTTTGTTAGATGTTGTGCTAGGCTATGGATCTCATGCGAATATGGCGCAAGAATTAGCTCCGACAATCAAAGATATCAAAGCAAATGCAGCTGCTGATGGCAGAGAATTATTTGTGATTGGTACGATTGTTGGAACAGATGAAGATCCTCAAAATATCCATGAGCAAGAAACAATCATGAAAGATGCTGGTGTGATTCTTTGCGATAGTAACGCACAAGCCGTTCGTTTAGCGTTAGCTATTTTAGATCATCCATTAACTCAAACAGATAAAGCAATCGAAGCAGCACCTGCAGTGACTCCAGTTGCAATTGAACCGACAGAAGAAATGTTGGCACTGTTGACAAATCAAGGATTTATCAATGTTGGTCTACGTAGTTTTTCTGAAGCCATCATTAATCATGGCGGTAAAGTTGTTCAATATGACTGGCAACCAGTTGCAGGTGGAAATATCACGCTTCAAAAAGCATTACAGTTCTTAAATAAAGTGGAATTAGGTAAATAA
- the allC gene encoding allantoate deiminase, with protein MDLKKVLQENIDQISNIGNDPTGGMTRLLYSDSWLEAQKTVKEKLEAIGMTASFDEIGNLFGRVEGTEHPEETILSGSHIDTVVNGGNLDGQFGVIAAYVAIQYLLETHGKPKRSLEVISMAEEEGSRFPTVFWGSKNFVGEAKKEDVIEIADFEGLKFVEEMQRHGFDFRDESKAARDDIKAFVEIHIEQGTVLEKEHLQIGVVNNIAGQRRYTIVLKGEANHAGTTPMGYRKDAVYGFAKICSEAIDRALEVGDPLVLTFGKVEPKPNTVNVVPGEVLFTMDCRHTDSEELHAFTQEIEELMKKIAAEHGLEIDIDLWMDEAPVPMNEEIVTAIETAAIAENMKYKVMHSGAGHDSQIIAPHFPTAMIFVPSINGISHNPAEATDIDDLVNGVKVLASALYELAYK; from the coding sequence ATGGATTTAAAAAAAGTTTTGCAAGAAAATATTGATCAAATTTCTAATATTGGTAACGATCCTACAGGCGGCATGACACGTTTACTGTATTCTGATTCTTGGTTGGAAGCGCAAAAAACTGTGAAAGAAAAATTGGAAGCGATTGGTATGACTGCTTCATTTGATGAAATCGGCAATCTATTTGGTAGAGTAGAAGGAACAGAGCATCCGGAAGAAACGATTTTATCAGGTTCTCACATTGATACAGTTGTCAATGGTGGAAACTTAGATGGTCAATTTGGTGTGATCGCAGCTTATGTGGCAATCCAATATTTATTAGAAACACACGGCAAACCAAAACGTTCATTAGAAGTCATCTCGATGGCAGAAGAAGAAGGCAGTCGTTTTCCAACTGTGTTCTGGGGTAGTAAAAATTTCGTTGGTGAAGCGAAAAAAGAAGATGTTATCGAAATCGCTGATTTTGAGGGATTAAAGTTTGTTGAAGAAATGCAACGTCATGGCTTTGACTTTAGAGATGAAAGTAAAGCGGCTAGAGATGATATCAAAGCATTTGTGGAAATTCATATCGAACAAGGAACTGTTCTTGAGAAAGAACACTTGCAAATTGGTGTTGTAAATAATATTGCGGGACAAAGACGCTATACGATCGTTCTAAAAGGTGAAGCTAATCATGCTGGAACGACTCCGATGGGCTACCGTAAAGATGCCGTTTATGGTTTTGCTAAAATCTGTTCCGAAGCAATCGATCGTGCCTTAGAAGTGGGGGATCCGCTAGTATTGACTTTTGGGAAAGTTGAACCTAAGCCAAACACTGTAAACGTAGTGCCAGGTGAAGTTTTATTTACAATGGACTGTCGTCATACTGATAGCGAAGAGTTGCATGCGTTTACGCAAGAAATTGAAGAATTAATGAAAAAAATTGCCGCTGAACATGGTCTAGAAATCGATATTGATTTATGGATGGATGAAGCACCAGTACCAATGAATGAAGAGATCGTCACAGCAATTGAGACAGCTGCTATTGCTGAAAACATGAAATATAAAGTAATGCATAGTGGAGCAGGGCATGATTCTCAAATCATTGCACCACATTTCCCAACGGCTATGATTTTTGTACCAAGTATTAATGGTATCAGTCATAATCCAGCAGAAGCGACAGATATCGATGACTTAGTTAACGGTGTCAAAGTATTAGCTAGCGCATTGTATGAGTTAGCGTATAAATAA
- a CDS encoding alpha/beta hydrolase codes for MIKQEFCYSKLDETDLSMTFYSKQRTSPSKATLIYLHGGGLLYGTRDDLPEAYCELLVENDYNLLTVDYPLAPEVKLPTIYTYLTDAIDWFLQNHQTTLGLENSNYFLFGRSAGGFLSYLLSARYPRQEQKGLISFYGYYDLTSASFNQPSSYYNQFPKIAPLNAQALIRSKPIAEVSINERFSLYLSGRQFGNWLSYLVNTPSEKETFSLTDAELAELPPTFLAHSSADQDVPVESSRIANTKIANVTYEEVEKLPHDFDGDLTKNEGLQAYHALIQWLDKTLATT; via the coding sequence ATGATAAAACAAGAATTTTGTTACAGCAAGCTAGATGAGACAGATTTATCTATGACTTTTTACTCAAAACAACGCACATCTCCCAGCAAAGCCACACTCATTTATTTACATGGTGGTGGACTTCTTTATGGAACTCGGGATGATTTGCCAGAAGCATACTGTGAGCTTTTAGTTGAGAACGATTATAATTTATTGACTGTCGATTATCCTTTAGCACCTGAAGTTAAACTTCCAACTATTTATACTTACTTAACAGATGCCATTGATTGGTTCTTGCAAAATCATCAAACAACTTTGGGCTTGGAAAATTCAAATTATTTCTTATTTGGTCGTTCGGCAGGCGGTTTCCTTAGCTATTTGTTGTCTGCCCGTTATCCTCGTCAGGAGCAGAAAGGACTAATTAGTTTTTATGGCTATTATGATTTGACTAGCGCTTCTTTCAACCAACCAAGTAGTTATTATAATCAATTTCCTAAAATAGCTCCTTTAAATGCTCAAGCACTGATCCGTTCTAAACCGATTGCTGAAGTTTCTATTAATGAACGCTTTTCACTTTATTTATCTGGACGACAATTTGGTAACTGGTTAAGTTACCTTGTTAACACTCCTAGTGAAAAAGAAACATTTAGTCTAACAGACGCAGAGCTAGCTGAATTGCCTCCTACATTTTTAGCTCACAGTTCAGCTGATCAAGATGTGCCTGTTGAATCATCTCGTATTGCCAATACAAAAATCGCCAACGTTACTTATGAAGAAGTTGAAAAGCTCCCACATGATTTCGACGGTGATCTTACTAAAAACGAAGGCCTTCAAGCTTATCATGCTTTGATCCAGTGGCTGGACAAGACATTGGCTACAACTTGA